The Solea senegalensis isolate Sse05_10M linkage group LG9, IFAPA_SoseM_1, whole genome shotgun sequence genome has a segment encoding these proteins:
- the arid1aa gene encoding AT-rich interactive domain-containing protein 1A isoform X2 produces the protein MAAQVASAATLNTSPPSELKKPDREPKEESVPGEKQSDKKQSGLDSGSPGRGDLQDGAEAGNAGGGGEPEMKNGNGNPPRANNNNQNDSVGPEGNNHPGLVHHHGTAFPPPSYGYSQHYGRAPFHQHGGQQSPGMAAAAGPVVQSNNMMDPYQPNSHEHGFSNHQFNNYNPFPNRTPYPGQAYAMNSPRNTQAPTAGGQPAKQQPAAGGPTAMAGSYSNQRYNIGNPQPTSTPTLNKLLTSPSSTRGYPNYPSSDYSSQEGASKGPADMGSSGQYGGSNPGWQQRSHHPSPMSPGSAGQPLVRNQPPGPMDPMGKMRGQLYGAGSPYGQQSQQGPPTGPQQGPGYPGQGYGPPGPQRYPVGMQGRTPGGMGGMPYGPQMGSYGQQGPGSYGSQGQAPYYGQPGQGPHPSQQQTPYSQPPPGQPGGQTPYPGQPHPAPTSAAHTQGGPPYQQPHMPPQAQGPLPGPSQGPPQSQPPYSQASVPQSGQSPYAQQSGPPSQASQQPSSQPPPGSQGQANYPGSTQGPQQPPSQQQQAQSQPPQQPPGHSQHPQGPPAAYPPNPQQQAQQSPYQRFPPPQQQEVSQDSFQSNAPPSTQPKSGPEDGQGRPSSLPDLSGSIDDLPTGTEGALSPGVSTSGVSSSQGEQSNPAQSPFSPHTSPHLSGIRGPSPSPAGSPASASTPRTGPLSPANMPGTQMPPRPSSVQSDGSLHPTMNQSPMTQDRGFMQRNPQMPPYGSPQSASALSPRQSSGGQMHPAMAPYQQNNSMGGFGQHAGQYGPQGYPRQPGYSNMPNANYPGPGMGPMNPMAGQGGGPPYAGIPPGRMPPNQMGARPYGPNMGPNMGPNMGPNMPPNMGNMPPQVGSGMCPPPGMNRKPQDPAAMQHPATNSMHNRMPGYPNMSPGMMGSGPPYGPPMNNMPGMMNTQGGSPYPMGPNMANNSSGMAPSPEMNNKMNNKVDGSVTPKPETKSKKSNSSTTTNESITRLYELGPEPDRKMWVDRYLAFIEEKAMSMTNLPAVGRKPLDLFRLYVSVKDIGGMTQVNKSKKWRDLATSLNVGTSSSAASSLKKQYIQCLYAFECKIERGEDPPPEIFTDNKKNQAAKVQPPSPASLCSTAGSGSLQGPQTPQSTSSSMAEGGDLKPPTPASTPHSQMPPMPPVSSSVNLQDPFSEGNDPAFPRKNMTPNSAYQSGMNTPDMQGRMGSYEPNKDPFSNMRKVGEQFLPANQGPNSGVGDQPQQPPPQQQQPTFNRGPHGAMGTMPMGPRQQYSYGPGYDRRSEPGMGPEGNMGTGAPQPNPMMPANAEAGMYSPNRFPPQQPRHDSYGNQYPGQGTPPTGSYPNQQPGMYPQQQSYKRHGEGVYPPSKRHEAEYSGPFPGGQQQPPPQPQQQQGGTTAPSSGQQESYNQYSGSGPYTGPDRRPPGPGNQFPYPFGRERMQGATGPNAQPNMPPQMMQSGPEGPQGGMWQGPRDMNYQNYPSRQGGPGGPPPGPGYPGMNRSEEMMSSEQRMNHDGQWGGQMGPRQPPYGPAGPGQPMPRSVQSNYQPPQGVQNHIPQVSSPASMPRPMESRTSPSKSPYIHGVMKMQKAGPPVPASHIVPPPVQSPLIRRDMPFPPGSIEASHPVLKPRRRLTMKDIGTPEAWRVMMSLKSGLLAESTWALDTINILLYDDSSISTFDLNTLPGFLELVVEYFRRCLIEIFGILREYEVGDPGQRTLLDPNALKQDWDCPEEEDPQAEDMDQEEGDDDDEEEEEQETDGPAHVKEEKEQEQCSKSRGRDEVTEDEERKSKGSSSEQAGSLQSLPAHERPKQASKFDKFPLKVVRKKDPFVAGQSNNHGKLQEFDSGLIHWSAGGGDSTEHIQTHFEPRKDFLGHRERFPVPSILLKRRVPEEEIQEICLPMEEEKMKQDDEEMPQESSSSEKVAVSEKATPSPSNEEEKKTPSEIKTVENGALQENNRQILSTGSVLFQRARQTGTILEDEPHSKDEGPLVTLANWQDALARRCICVSNIVRSLSFVPGNDHEMSKHPGLLLLLGRLILLHHRHPERKQAPLTYEKDEDTEEGMGQRDEWWWDCLELLRENTLVTLANISGQLDLSIYPESICLPLLDGLLHWAVCPSAEAQDPFPTLGPHSALSPQRLVLETLSKLSIQDNNVDLILATPPFSRLEKLYGNLVRLIGDRKIAVCREMAVVLLANLAQGDTMAARAIAVQKGSVGNLLGFLEDSLAATQLQQSQSSLLHLQGMHFEPTSPDMMRRAARALHALAKVEENHSEFTLHESRLLDLSVSPLMNSLVSHVICDVLFLIGQS, from the exons ATGGCCGCTCAGGTCGCTAGCGCCGCCACTCTTAACACCAGCCCGCCTTCCGAACTCAAAAAACCGGATCGAGAACCCAAGGAGGAGTCGGTACCGGGGGAGAAGCAGTCGGATAAAAAGCAGTCGGGCTTGGACAGCGGATCGCCGGGCCGGGGAGATCTGCAGGACGGGGCCGAGGCTGGAAAtgcagggggaggaggggaacCTGAGATGAAGAACGGGAATGGGAACCCGCCCAGGGCTAACAATAATAACCAGAATGACTCTGTTGGACCGGAGGGAAATAACCATCCCGGTCTCGTGCATCACCACGGCACCGCTTTTCCACCACCTTCGTACGGATACAGTCAGCACTACGGTCGGGCCCCTTTTCATCAACATGGCGGACAACAAAGCCCTGGCATGGCAGCTGCTGCGGGTCCGGTCGTGCAGTCGAACAACATGATGGACCCGTATCAACCCAATTCGCACGAGCATGGCTTTTCCAACCACCAGTTTAACAATTACAACCCATTCCCGAACAGGACTCCCTACCCGGGCCAAGCATACGCCATGAACTCGCCGCGCAATACTCAGGCGCCGACAGCTGGGGGGCAGCCAGCTAAGCAGCAGCCAGCAGCGGGAGGACCCACGGCGATGGCTGGATCATACAGTAACCAGAGATATAACATTGGGAACCCTCAGCCCACATCTACACCGACACTGAACAAGCTCCTAACGTCCCCCAGCTCAACGCGGGGATATCCCAACTACCCGTCTAGCGACTACAGTAGCCAAGAAGGAGCTAGTAAGGGACCAGCAGACATGGGCAGTAGCGGCCAGTATGGAGGGAGCAATCCGGGCTGGCAACAAAGGAGTCATCACCCGTCGCCCATGAGCCCGGGAAGTGCCGGGCAGCCGCTAGTTAGAAACCAG CCACCTGGTCCCATGGACCCGATGGGCAAAATGAGAGGCCAGCTATACGGAGCAGGCAGTCCATATGGTCAGCAGTCGCAACAGGGGCCTCCCACAGGTCCTCAACAGGGCCCCGGTTACCCTGGACAGGGCTATGGCCCTCCAGGTCCCCAGCGATACCCAGTAGGAATGCAAGGACGTACACCCGGAGGCATGGGTGGCATGCCATATGGTCCACAG ATGGGATCTTATGGACAACAGGGACCAGGAAGCTATGGCTCTCAAGGCCAGGCACCGTATTATGGTCAGCCAGGCCAGGGTCCTCATCCTAGCCAGCAGCAAACCCCCTACTCGCAGCCTCCTCCAGGACAACCAGGTGGCCAAACACCGTACCCAGGGCAACCCCACCCTGCACCAACTTCAGCTGCTCATACCCAGGGAGGACCACCGTATCAGCAGCCTCACATGCCCCCACAGGCGCAGGGGCCACTGCCAGGCCCATCCCAAGGGCCTCCACAATCTCAGCCACCTTATTCTCAAGCCTCAGTCCCACAGTCAGGCCAATCTCCCTATGCCCAGCAGTCAGGCCCTCCTAGTCAGGCCTCGCAGCAGCCAAGTTCTCAGCCACCTCCTGGATCACAGGGCCAGGCCAACTACCCAGGATCCACACAGGGGCCTCAGCAGCCTccctctcagcagcagcaggcacagTCTCAGCCTCCTCAGCAGCCACCGGGACACAGCCAACACCCACAGGGCCCACCTGCAGCGTACCCACCGAACCCGCAGCAGCAAGCACAACAGTCCCCTTATCAGcgatttcctcctccacaacagCAG GAGGTATCCCAGGACTCGTTTCAGTCCAACGCCCCTCCATCCACTCAGCCTAAATCTGGCCCAGAGGATGGCCAAGGCCGCCCATCTAGCCTCCCG GACCTGTCAGGCTCCATTGACGACCTGCCCACTGGAACAGAGGGCGCCCTTAGTCCCGGCGTGAGCACGTCGGGAGTGTCGAGCAGTCAGGGCGAGCAAAGTAACCCGGCACAGTCGCCCTTCTCTCCTCACACGTCCCCCCACCTGTCAGGCATCCGAGGGCCTTCACCTTCCCCAGCTGGTTCCCCCGCCAGTGCCAGCACACCCCGCACAGGACCGCTGTCACCCGCCAACATGCCAG GGACCCAGATGCCTCCCAGGCCATCAAGTGTACAGTCAGATGGGAGCCTACACCCAACAATGAACCAGTCTCCTATGACCCAGGACAGAG gTTTTATGCAGAGAAACCCACAGATGCCCCCATACGGCTCTCCTCAGTCAgcctctgcactctcaccacGCCAGTCTTCAGGGGGACAGATGCATCCTGCGATGGCTCCTTATCAGCAGAACAACTCTATGGGTGGCTTTGGGCAGCATGCGGGACAATATGGCCCCCAAG GTTATCCTCGCCAACCTGGCTATAGCAACATGCCCAATGCTAATTACCCTGGGCCTGGCATGGGCCCAATGAACCCTATGGCAGGACAAGGTGGAGGGCCACCATATGCTGGCATACCTCCAGGGAGGATGCCTCCGAATCAAATGGGGGCACGTCCCTATGGCCCCAATATGGGTCCAAATATGGGGCCCAACATGGGTCCAAACATGCCTCCAAACATGGGGAACATGCCACCCCAGGTAGGCTCAGGAATGTGTCCACCTCCAGGCATGAACAGAAAGCCCCAGGACCCTGCAGCCATGCAGCACCCTGCCACCAACTCCATGCACAATAG GATGCCTGGTTACCCCAACATGTCTCCTGGCATGATGGGATCTGGACCACCTTATGGTCCTCCCATGAACAACATGCCTGGAATGATGAACACTCAAGGTGGATCACCTTATCCTATGGGGCCAAACATGGCCAATAACTCAAGTG GTATGGCCCCCAGTCCTGAGATGAACAACAAGATGAATAATAAAGTAGATGGGAGTGTTACACCCAAACCAGAAACTAAATCCAAG AAGTCCAATTCTTCCACCACAACCAATGAATCGATAACACGACTCTACGAGTTAGGACCTGAGCCAGACAGGAAGATGTGGGTCGACCGTTACCTGGCTTTCATTGAAGAGAAAGCCATGAGCATGACCAACTTGCCTGCTGTAGGACGCAAACCCCTTGACCTTTTCCGACTCTACGTGTCAGTTAAAGACATCGGAGGAATGACACAG GTGAATAAAAGTAAGAAGTGGCGTGACCTAGCTACTTCCCTGAATGTGGGTACATCCAGCAGTGCTGCCAGTTCTTTGAAGAAACAGTACATTCAGTGTTTGTATGCATTCGAGTGCAAAATTGAACGTGGAGAGGACCCTCCTCCTGAGATTTTTACGGACAACAAAAAGAACCAAGCTGCTAAGGTCCAGCCACCATCTCCAG CGTCCCTCTGCTCCACAGCTGGGTCAGGTTCTCTGCAGGGTCCTCAGACACCCCAGTCCACCAGCAGCTCAATGGCAGAGGGGGGAGACTTAAAACCTCCCACCCCAGCCTCCACTCCTCATTCCCAGATGCCCCCCATGCCGCCTGTGTCCAG TAGTGTTAACCTGCAGGACCCCTTCTCTGAAGGAAATGACCCTGCTTTCCCAAGGAAGAACATGACACCCAACTCTGCCTATCAATCTGGCATGAACACACCAGACATGCAGGGGCGCATGGGTTCCTATGAACCTAACAAGGACCCATTTAGTAACATGCGGAAAG TTGGGGAGCAGTTTTTACCTGCTAATCAAGGCCCTAACAGTGGGGTGGGTGACCAGCCACAGCAGCCACCGCCgcaacagcagcagcctacATTCAACAGAGGACCACATGGGGCAATGGGCACGATGCCAATGGGGCCCAGACAGCAGTATTCCTATGGACCAGGCTATGACAGGAG ATCAGAACCAGGAATGGGTCCAGAAGGCAACATGGGAACCGGTGCTCCTCAGCCAAACCCTATGATGCCTGCCAATGCCGAAGCAGGGATGTATTCACCAAATCGCTTCCCTCCACAGCAACCACG GCATGATTCCTATGGTAATCAGTATCCTGGACAGGGAACGCCCCCTACTGGCTCCTACCCAAATCAGCAGCCTGGAATGTATCCACAACAACAG AGTTACAAGCGTCATGGAGAAGGTGTTTACCCTCCATCTAAACGTCATGAGGCTGAGTACAGTGGGCCTTTCCCCGGtggacaacaacaaccaccaccacagccGCAGCAACAGCAAGGAGGCACCACTGCACCCTCTTCAGGACAGCAGGAGTCATACAATCAATACAGTGGTAGTGGGCCCTACACTGGCCCTGATCGCCGCCCACCTGGCCCAGGCAATCAATTCCCCTACCCCTTTGGTCGTGAACGGATGCAGGGAGCGACTGGGCCCAACGCTCAACCTAACATGCCCCCTCAGATGATGCAGTCAGGCCCCGAGGGTCCTCAGGGAGGCATGTGGCAAGGACCACGAGACATGAACTATCAAAACTACCCCAGCCGTCAAGGTGGCCCTGGGGGCCCGCCCCCGGGACCTGGTTACCCTGGTATGAACCGTTCAGAggagatgatgtcatcagaacaGCGTATGAATCATGATGGTCAGTGGGGTGGTCAAATGGGTCCACGGCAGCCCCCTTATGGTCCTGCAGGGCCTGGCCAACCTATGCCTCGTTCAGTACAGTCCAACTATCAGCCCCCTCAGGGTGTGCAGAACCACATTCCACAGGTGTCCAGTCCGGCCTCCATGCCCCGCCCTATGGAGAGCAGGACATCACCCAGTAAATCTCCGTACATTCACGGAGTAATGAAGATGCAGAAGGCTGGACCTCCAGTGCCTGCATCTCACATAGTGCCCCCTCCAGTACAGTCTCCTCTAATAAGGCGAGACATGCCTTTTCCCCCAGGCTCTATAGAAGCTAGCCATCCTGTTCTGAAACCACGTCGGAGACTCACTATGAAAGATATTG GGACACCAGAGGCCTGGAGAGTCATGATGTCATTAAAGTCTGGTTTACTGGCTGAGAGTACATGGGCCTTAGATACTATCAACATTCTCCTGTACGATGACAGCAGTATTTCAACCTTTGATCTCAACACG TTGCCTGGTTTCCTTGAGTTGGTGGTTGAGTATTTCAGACGTTGCCTCATTGAGATCTTTGGCATTCTCCGAGAGTATGAGGTTGGAGACCCTGGCCAGAGGACGCTACTTGATCCTAATGCCTTGAAACAAGACTGGGACTGCCCTGAAGAAGAGGACCCACAGGCTGAGGACATGGATCAAGaggaaggtgatgatgatgatgaagaggaggaggaacaagAAACAGATGGGCCAGCTCAtgtgaaagaggagaaagagcaaGAGCAGTGCAGCAAATCTCGCGGCCGAGATGAGGTGACAGAagatgaggagaggaaaagCAAAGGCTCTTCATCTGAACAGGCAGGCTCATTGCAATCCTTACCTGCGCATGAGAGACCTAAACAAGCCAGCAAATTTGACAAGTTTCCCCTGAAGGTGGTACGAAAGAAAGATCCATTTGTAGCTGGCCAGTCTAATAATCATGGCAAACTGCAGGAGTTTGACAGTGGGTTAATTCACTGGAGTGCTGGAGGGGGAGACTCAACAGAACACATCCAGACCCACTTTGAACCCCGCAAAGACTTCTTGGGACATCGAGAGCGATTCCCTGTGCCCTCAATTTTGCTAAAGAGACGAGTCCCTGAAGAAGAGATACAGGAAATTTGCTTGccaatggaggaggagaaaatgaagcAAGATGATGAAGAAATGCCACAAGAGTCTTCTTCCTCTGAGAAAGTAGCTGTCTCTGAGAAGGCCACTCCTTCACCAAGcaatgaggaggagaagaaaacaccTTCTGAAATTAAAACAGTTGAGAATGGTGCTCTCCAGGAGAATAATAGACAAATTCTTTCCACCGGCAGCGTTTTATTCCAGCGGGCACGGCAGACTGGCACCATCCTGGAGGATGAGCCTCACAGTAAAGACGAGGGGCCGCTCGTTACTCTGGCTAACTGGCAGGATGCCTTGGCCCGTCGTTGCATTTGTGTCTCCAATATTGTCCGCAGTCTGTCCTTTGTACCAGGCAATGACCACGAGATGTCCAAACATCCTGGGCTGTTGCTGCTACTGGGCCGTCTGATCCTGCTCCACCACAGGCACCCTGAACGCAAACAGGCCCCGCTCACCTATGAGAAAGATGAGGATACAGAAGAAGGAATGGGCCAAAGGGATGAATGGTGGTGGGACTGCTTGGAGCTCCTGAGGGAGAACACGCTGGTCACATTGGCGAACATATCAGGCCAACTTGACCTCTCCATCTACCCAGAGAGCATCTGCCTGCCCTTGTTGGATGGTCTTCTCCACTGGGCTGTCTGCCCCTCCGCAGAGGCCCAGGATCCCTTTCCCACCCTGGGCCCCCATAGTGCTTTGTCACCTCAGAGACTGGTCCTGGAGACGTTAAGTAAATTAAGCATTCAAGACAACAACGTGGACCTCATCTTGGCCACTCCACCATTCAGTCGGCTAGAGAAGCTATATGGAAACCTGGTGCGGCTAATTGGTGACAGGAAAATTGCAGTCTGCAGGGAGATGGCTGTTGTCCTACTGGCAAACCTGGCCCAGGGTGACACTATGGCAGCCCGAGCCATCGCTGTTCAGAAGGGCAGTGTGGGCAACTTGTTGGGCTTTCTGGAGGATAGTCTGGCTGCCACACAGCTTCAGCAGAGCCAGAGCTCTCTACTACACCTGCAGGGGATGCACTTCGAACCCACAAGCCCGGACATGATGCGGCGAGCTGCCCGGGCTCTGCACGCCTTAGCCAAGGTGGAGGAGAACCACTCAGAGTTCACACTACATGAGTCCCGACTCCTCGACCTTTCGGTGTCTCCCCTAATGAACTCGCTGGTTTCTCATGTTATCTGTGATGTACTCTTTTTGATAGGCCAGTCATGA